Proteins found in one bacterium genomic segment:
- a CDS encoding PEP/pyruvate-binding domain-containing protein — protein MNEPNKPIDKLLEALQERDKELNCLYKIEELLNDPTITLDAVFEGVLRAVPLAWQFPEICKAKIIFDGKTWLTPGFRETPWFHNAHIIVQNKVQGTLSVYYTRETPAADDGPFLKQEVRLIHTIADRLGQFIQYQRLRQAIRQWQSAKQDVAASPLGGWRVVLELLNRTDQNLVRRISQKMLIRLCWSGVQDAETLFQQISSDRKLETPGHDSYENTPSEKNDLHDYAKLSAQVFSIAATSMSDDEILSCIQKWIQEDRSSFLVKLLANFSTSLSEIADAVRRFEHIVDEGIELSPYTDKELRVSLIRRFFTEQLDYINIAKNYVEIADFFELLNRITYPQESHGQLGGKSAGLFLASRVLRKEAMRNDLLKNIKTPKTWHITSDAILAFVNHNNLEELVEHKYKDIDEIRREYSQIVQLFKHCDFPPEIAQGLSLALDDFGEHPLIVRSSSLLEDRLGAAFSGKYKSLFLANQGPKQQRLEALMDAVAEVYSSTFGPDPVEYRAERGLLDFPEEMGIMIQEVVGTKIGKYFLPAYAGVAFSNNEFRWSPRIRREDGLVRLVMGLGTRAVDRLSDDYPILMAPGQPGLRVNITTEEVIRYAPNKIDVINLETNCFETIDATRFLKDYGEELPGLHHYVSMHRDHQIQQPTSIHLDCEHCDLIVTFEGLITRTPFVKLMKTILNVLEQTLGTPVDIEFASDGKNFYLLQCRPQSHSNDSVPVAIPRDVPKDRIVFTANRYISNGKVPDITHVVYVDPAKYLEITDLPTLMMVGRAVGRLNAMLPRRQFILMGPGRWGSRGDVKLGVSVTYSEIKNTAALIEIARKRGNYVPDLSFGTHFFQDLVESSIRYLPLYPDDNGVIFNETFFLNSRNILTDLLPEFAEVENTVRVIDVPESTGGQVLRVLMNAGLDEAIGFLATPPPPPAPRSESRGYAVD, from the coding sequence ATGAATGAACCCAACAAGCCAATTGACAAGCTGCTTGAGGCGCTGCAGGAGCGGGACAAGGAGCTGAACTGTCTGTACAAGATCGAAGAGCTGCTGAACGATCCGACGATCACGCTGGACGCGGTGTTTGAAGGCGTGCTGCGGGCGGTGCCGCTGGCGTGGCAGTTTCCGGAGATCTGCAAGGCGAAGATTATCTTCGACGGCAAGACGTGGCTGACGCCGGGTTTCCGCGAGACGCCGTGGTTCCATAACGCGCACATTATCGTGCAGAACAAGGTGCAGGGCACGCTCTCTGTCTATTACACGCGGGAGACTCCCGCCGCCGATGATGGGCCGTTCCTGAAGCAGGAGGTGCGGCTGATTCACACCATCGCCGACCGGCTGGGACAGTTTATCCAGTATCAGCGGCTGCGCCAGGCAATCCGCCAGTGGCAGTCGGCCAAGCAGGACGTAGCGGCCAGCCCGCTGGGCGGGTGGCGGGTGGTGCTGGAACTGCTGAACCGCACCGATCAAAACCTGGTGCGGCGGATCTCCCAGAAGATGCTGATCCGGCTCTGCTGGAGCGGCGTGCAGGACGCGGAAACGCTGTTTCAGCAAATCAGCAGCGACCGCAAGCTGGAGACGCCGGGGCACGACTCCTACGAGAACACGCCGTCGGAGAAGAACGATCTGCACGACTACGCCAAGCTCAGCGCGCAGGTGTTCAGCATTGCCGCAACCTCGATGAGCGACGATGAGATTCTGTCCTGCATCCAGAAATGGATTCAGGAGGACCGCTCGAGTTTCCTGGTGAAACTGCTGGCGAATTTCAGCACGTCGCTTTCGGAGATCGCGGACGCCGTGCGCCGCTTCGAGCATATCGTGGACGAGGGGATCGAACTCTCGCCGTATACGGACAAGGAACTGCGGGTGTCATTGATCCGGCGGTTCTTTACCGAGCAGCTCGACTATATCAACATTGCGAAGAACTACGTGGAGATCGCGGACTTCTTCGAGCTGTTGAACCGCATCACCTATCCGCAGGAGAGCCACGGGCAGCTTGGCGGGAAGAGCGCGGGACTGTTTCTGGCGTCGCGGGTGCTGCGCAAGGAGGCGATGCGCAACGATCTGCTGAAGAATATCAAGACGCCCAAGACGTGGCACATCACCTCGGATGCGATTCTCGCGTTTGTGAATCATAACAATCTTGAAGAGCTGGTCGAGCACAAGTACAAGGACATCGACGAGATCCGCCGGGAGTACAGCCAGATTGTGCAGCTTTTCAAGCACTGCGATTTTCCGCCGGAGATTGCGCAGGGGCTGTCGCTGGCGCTGGACGATTTCGGCGAGCATCCGCTGATTGTGCGCAGCTCCTCCCTGCTCGAAGACCGCCTCGGGGCCGCGTTTTCGGGGAAATACAAGAGCCTGTTTCTGGCCAATCAGGGACCGAAGCAGCAGCGGCTGGAAGCGCTGATGGACGCGGTGGCGGAGGTGTATTCCTCGACCTTCGGCCCGGACCCGGTGGAGTACCGCGCAGAGCGCGGCCTGCTGGATTTCCCCGAGGAGATGGGGATTATGATTCAGGAAGTGGTGGGGACGAAGATCGGCAAGTACTTCCTCCCGGCCTATGCGGGCGTGGCCTTCAGCAATAATGAATTCCGCTGGTCGCCGCGAATTCGCCGCGAGGACGGACTGGTGCGGCTGGTGATGGGATTGGGCACGCGGGCGGTGGACCGCTTAAGCGACGACTATCCGATTTTGATGGCGCCGGGACAGCCGGGGCTGCGGGTGAATATTACCACCGAAGAGGTCATCCGCTATGCGCCGAACAAGATCGACGTCATCAACCTTGAGACCAACTGTTTCGAGACGATTGACGCGACGCGCTTTTTGAAAGACTATGGCGAGGAACTGCCGGGACTGCATCACTATGTGTCGATGCACCGCGATCATCAGATCCAACAGCCGACCAGCATTCATCTGGACTGCGAGCATTGCGATCTGATTGTGACCTTCGAAGGGCTGATCACGCGCACGCCGTTTGTCAAGCTGATGAAGACGATTCTGAACGTACTGGAGCAGACGCTGGGCACGCCGGTGGATATCGAGTTTGCGTCGGACGGAAAGAATTTCTACCTTTTGCAGTGCCGGCCGCAGTCGCATTCGAACGATTCGGTGCCGGTGGCGATTCCGCGCGACGTGCCGAAGGACAGGATCGTTTTTACGGCGAACCGCTACATCTCGAACGGCAAGGTGCCGGACATTACCCATGTGGTGTATGTGGATCCGGCGAAGTATCTGGAGATCACCGACCTGCCGACGTTGATGATGGTGGGACGGGCGGTGGGACGGCTCAACGCCATGCTCCCCCGGCGGCAGTTTATTCTGATGGGGCCGGGACGGTGGGGCAGCCGCGGCGATGTGAAGCTGGGCGTGAGCGTGACGTATTCGGAGATCAAGAACACGGCGGCGCTGATTGAGATTGCCCGCAAACGCGGCAACTATGTGCCGGACCTTTCCTTCGGAACGCATTTCTTTCAGGACCTGGTGGAATCGTCGATCCGCTATCTGCCGCTGTATCCGGACGACAATGGAGTGATATTCAACGAGACTTTCTTTCTGAATTCGCGGAATATTCTGACCGATCTGCTGCCGGAGTTTGCGGAGGTGGAGAACACGGTGCGGGTGATTGATGTGCCGGAGAGCACGGGCGGTCAGGTGCTGCGGGTGTTGATGAATGCGGGGCTGGATGAGGCGATTGGATTTCTGGCGACGCCACCGCCGCCGCCCGCGCCGCGAAGCGAAAGCCGGGGCTATGCGGTTGATTAA
- a CDS encoding glutathione peroxidase, which yields MKTLMAVMAMVALIAACSSAQPKQTTEAAPAVQGQSGSYLTIPFKTIAGDTADLAAYKGKVVLLVNVASQCGYTPQYKGLEALYRKYKDRGLVILGFPANNFGEQEPGTDAQILTFCKTTYDVTFPLMSKISVKGEGQHPLYTYLTKQSPAPGEITWNFNKFLLDRNGTVITRFDSKTTPEDPKLVAAIEKLLTEAQ from the coding sequence ATGAAAACACTCATGGCCGTAATGGCGATGGTGGCTTTGATTGCGGCGTGCTCGTCGGCACAGCCGAAGCAGACGACGGAAGCGGCGCCCGCGGTGCAGGGGCAGAGCGGCAGTTATCTGACGATTCCGTTCAAGACGATTGCGGGAGACACGGCGGATCTGGCGGCCTACAAGGGGAAAGTGGTGCTGCTGGTGAATGTGGCCAGCCAGTGCGGATATACTCCGCAGTATAAGGGGTTGGAGGCGCTGTACCGCAAGTACAAGGATCGCGGCTTGGTGATTCTCGGATTTCCCGCCAACAATTTCGGAGAGCAGGAGCCGGGCACCGACGCCCAGATCCTGACCTTTTGCAAGACGACTTATGACGTGACGTTCCCGCTGATGTCGAAGATTTCGGTCAAGGGCGAGGGGCAGCATCCGCTGTACACCTACCTGACCAAGCAGTCGCCGGCTCCGGGCGAGATCACGTGGAATTTCAACAAGTTTTTGCTGGACCGCAACGGCACGGTGATTACGCGCTTCGACAGCAAGACCACGCCCGAAGATCCGAAGCTGGTGGCGGCGATTGAGAAGCTGCTGACGGAAGCGCAGTAG
- a CDS encoding FapA family protein has product MSTSYADPAQVQFEVVAKGFDTWDIQFRIDTEELVDQKILLGHLRAIKQKMAEAQRLPDNSLLFDGILSKTRTASAVDVVVRIKKVQFEKGNPTVSFKDGIALDGTRYARMNAVLDMCYLDRFERVITLERVMNVVREAAIAPDLIDEEFISSKVQVVLGSQAPFKGAPIAKGVFPAIGRDAELEFYFHAVPSPEAVESYLSSRKVKRGDLLCRRIPPTTGDKPGRNVLNEVLPVRTGLDTTLTAGAGVILSLDECEITADADGVVVVTRTMTRVNLPQGVKEIPATVALKINPVLTVSGDQVLDITSSQTIEVIGNLRLGSRIITDCEVFVSGNVEEGTLIEAADDVTIAGSVSGSNLNSQSNITVGSVDGSSVVSAGGHVQINGQARNSRLVGGTVTAGSVAGCDILARSGISLGRIDSDESNLFSTICVGMNDFFQQRLKDNQAFLTSARDNLARIEILMGKEIVKEVTAANVQTMLLRFMARARIGKDPRYHQQIDTYRALLQSVPPTRTLIAQKEREDAELRQRMTEQPSRPENIVIIREKIAARAALVVDGVKTDLNPTDGPVTVSANPDGSLRVKEESSKGA; this is encoded by the coding sequence ATGAGCACATCGTACGCCGATCCCGCACAGGTCCAGTTCGAGGTGGTCGCCAAGGGGTTTGATACTTGGGACATTCAGTTTCGCATTGACACCGAGGAACTGGTGGATCAGAAGATTCTGCTCGGCCACCTTCGTGCCATCAAACAGAAAATGGCCGAGGCCCAGCGGCTTCCCGATAACAGCCTGCTCTTCGATGGCATTCTCAGCAAGACGCGCACCGCGTCCGCGGTGGATGTGGTTGTGCGCATCAAAAAAGTGCAGTTTGAGAAGGGCAATCCCACCGTCTCCTTCAAGGACGGCATTGCCCTTGACGGCACACGCTACGCCCGCATGAATGCGGTGCTCGATATGTGCTACCTCGACCGTTTCGAGCGCGTCATCACTCTCGAACGCGTCATGAACGTCGTGCGGGAAGCGGCGATCGCCCCCGACCTGATCGATGAGGAGTTCATCTCTTCCAAGGTTCAGGTGGTTCTCGGTTCGCAGGCGCCCTTCAAAGGGGCTCCCATCGCCAAGGGTGTGTTTCCCGCCATTGGCCGCGATGCTGAACTCGAGTTCTATTTCCACGCTGTGCCCAGCCCCGAGGCCGTGGAGTCCTATCTGTCCTCCCGCAAGGTCAAGCGCGGCGATCTGCTCTGCCGCCGGATTCCTCCCACCACCGGAGATAAGCCCGGCCGCAACGTGCTGAATGAGGTCCTGCCCGTGCGCACCGGCCTCGATACCACGCTCACCGCCGGAGCCGGTGTGATCCTCTCGCTGGATGAGTGTGAAATCACAGCCGACGCCGACGGTGTCGTTGTCGTCACCCGCACCATGACCCGTGTCAATCTGCCGCAGGGCGTCAAAGAGATTCCCGCCACGGTGGCCCTCAAGATCAATCCCGTGCTTACGGTCTCGGGTGATCAGGTGCTGGACATCACTTCCAGCCAGACCATCGAGGTCATCGGCAACCTGCGTCTGGGCAGCCGCATCATCACGGACTGCGAGGTCTTTGTCTCGGGAAATGTCGAGGAAGGCACCCTCATTGAAGCCGCGGATGACGTGACCATTGCCGGCTCCGTGAGCGGCTCCAATCTGAACAGCCAGTCCAACATCACCGTCGGCTCGGTAGACGGATCAAGCGTGGTCAGCGCCGGCGGTCATGTGCAGATCAATGGTCAGGCCAGAAATTCCCGCCTTGTCGGCGGCACAGTCACCGCCGGATCCGTGGCCGGATGCGATATCCTGGCCCGTAGCGGCATCAGTCTGGGCCGTATCGACTCGGACGAGAGCAACCTCTTCTCGACCATCTGCGTCGGCATGAATGACTTCTTCCAGCAACGCCTTAAGGACAATCAGGCCTTTCTGACGTCGGCGCGGGATAACCTTGCGCGCATCGAAATCCTGATGGGCAAGGAGATCGTAAAAGAGGTCACCGCCGCCAATGTCCAAACCATGCTGCTGCGCTTCATGGCCCGTGCCCGCATCGGGAAAGATCCCCGCTATCATCAGCAGATTGACACCTATCGTGCTCTGCTTCAGTCGGTGCCGCCGACCCGCACACTCATTGCCCAGAAGGAGCGGGAGGATGCCGAACTGCGGCAGCGCATGACCGAGCAGCCGTCCCGCCCGGAGAACATCGTCATCATCCGCGAGAAAATTGCCGCGCGCGCCGCGCTTGTGGTCGATGGCGTAAAGACCGACCTGAATCCCACCGATGGCCCGGTCACCGTGAGCGCCAATCCCGACGGTTCTTTGCGCGTCAAAGAGGAATCCTCCAAAGGCGCGTAA
- a CDS encoding toll/interleukin-1 receptor domain-containing protein: MSRRSSLQSNSKPVVFFSHSSRDAASLMRLKELFEKKTGGAIDVFLSSDGESIPLGSNWVHRIEQALESAKIMFVFVSQNSIHSHWLYFEAGYSYHKKAEPRVIPLGFQGVDLTQIGPPLSLLQGFNIRSAESLDNLIYTVNETFGHTHSERFTSQEYDDLVALSAPAYNTGLGVLESYIEDVFVSTACDHNKFESSREALAYLEAQFVEQKIRCQSIGDEGGFLAVHFEGATASWGYGETEEQINISIDPTVLEPYKDTLKILLDEVGSKGVQGSQLLFRFKPQIDALTELHKITARLRNTAAMLHTSYGITFHELVFWFGRNEFADNPNIDLYVRVEADELPMSRIRELLGLLASCGVLYLKS, encoded by the coding sequence GAGATGCAGCATCGTTAATGCGACTAAAGGAGCTTTTCGAGAAGAAGACTGGTGGGGCGATTGATGTGTTTTTGTCAAGCGACGGAGAGAGTATTCCTCTCGGCAGCAATTGGGTCCATCGGATCGAGCAAGCACTCGAATCAGCGAAAATCATGTTTGTATTCGTCAGCCAGAATTCCATTCACTCCCACTGGCTATATTTCGAGGCTGGCTACTCATATCACAAGAAGGCAGAGCCAAGGGTTATTCCGCTCGGATTCCAAGGTGTTGACTTGACCCAGATCGGCCCTCCTCTGAGCCTGCTGCAAGGGTTTAACATTCGATCAGCTGAATCACTTGACAATTTGATTTACACCGTCAATGAAACCTTCGGCCATACTCATAGTGAGCGTTTCACGAGTCAAGAGTACGATGACCTTGTTGCCTTAAGCGCTCCTGCCTACAACACTGGCCTCGGTGTATTGGAAAGTTACATAGAAGATGTGTTTGTATCCACCGCGTGTGACCACAATAAGTTCGAGTCCTCGCGAGAGGCACTTGCGTACTTAGAGGCCCAGTTTGTCGAGCAGAAAATTCGTTGCCAGAGCATTGGTGACGAAGGTGGTTTCCTCGCGGTTCATTTCGAGGGCGCAACAGCATCATGGGGATATGGTGAGACTGAGGAACAGATCAACATCAGCATTGACCCAACGGTCTTGGAGCCGTACAAAGACACGCTCAAAATCTTGCTCGATGAAGTTGGTTCAAAAGGCGTTCAAGGATCTCAACTGCTCTTTCGCTTCAAACCTCAAATTGATGCCTTGACAGAGTTGCACAAAATAACGGCTCGCCTTCGTAATACGGCGGCTATGCTCCATACGAGTTACGGCATCACGTTCCACGAGTTGGTATTCTGGTTTGGACGAAACGAGTTCGCCGACAACCCAAACATAGATTTGTACGTGCGCGTTGAAGCGGACGAACTACCGATGTCGAGAATCCGCGAGCTTCTTGGCTTGCTGGCATCTTGCGGTGTTCTCTACCTGAAGTCTTGA
- a CDS encoding MFS transporter, with translation MAEETISLAEKDTVAVKPTVMQQVRGLQSNFWIANWMEAVERLAYFGVRAIAPLYMIASIAQNGLALSYTEKGLIFAIWALVQCLVPMVSGGFTDSYGYKKSLAIAFTINIIGYILFANASGFGSALAASCMIGLGTAIFKPPVQGTIAKASNEHNSSIAWGVFYWMVNVGGFLAPLLAAMVRGETNWRLVFYCAAGVTAFNFIPMLFFYREPERAKDAKRKTVGQTLKDVGVIFKDKNFLIFLGIFSGFWFMFMQLWDLLPNFIDDWVTSRDVAPLFSHFGSGLVLSSGNVKPEVLINIDSFAIIVLMLPIAWLTGKFHPMIALIGGMVISLVGFFMSGMSNLGFIVSLGIFIFAIGEMCCSPKFSEYIGLTAPADKKALYMGYSNIPFAVGWTLGNLVSGSLYEKLGDKIQFARDYMVANFGMSASAAKDLPQDKVMDTMASMMSAGGKTMSVEDATRVLWDIHHPWLVWVVLGGIGTVSTLAMLWYYFQTRNRVQPAKA, from the coding sequence TTGGCAGAAGAAACGATTAGCTTGGCGGAAAAAGATACCGTGGCGGTGAAGCCGACGGTGATGCAGCAGGTTCGGGGGCTGCAATCCAATTTCTGGATTGCGAACTGGATGGAGGCCGTGGAGCGGCTGGCCTATTTCGGAGTGCGGGCGATTGCGCCGCTGTATATGATCGCCTCGATTGCGCAGAACGGGCTCGCGCTCTCTTATACGGAGAAGGGCCTGATCTTCGCCATCTGGGCGCTGGTGCAGTGCCTGGTGCCGATGGTTTCGGGCGGATTTACGGACTCTTACGGCTACAAAAAAAGCCTGGCGATTGCCTTCACGATCAATATTATCGGCTACATTCTGTTCGCCAATGCCAGCGGCTTTGGCAGCGCCCTGGCGGCATCGTGCATGATCGGCCTGGGCACGGCGATTTTCAAGCCGCCGGTGCAGGGGACGATTGCCAAGGCCTCTAACGAGCATAACAGTTCGATTGCGTGGGGCGTGTTTTACTGGATGGTGAACGTCGGCGGCTTTCTGGCTCCGCTGCTGGCGGCGATGGTGCGCGGCGAGACCAACTGGCGGCTGGTGTTCTATTGCGCGGCGGGCGTGACGGCTTTCAATTTCATTCCGATGCTCTTTTTCTACCGCGAGCCGGAACGGGCCAAGGACGCCAAGCGCAAGACCGTGGGGCAGACGCTGAAGGACGTCGGGGTTATTTTCAAGGACAAGAACTTCCTCATTTTCCTCGGGATCTTCAGCGGCTTCTGGTTCATGTTCATGCAGCTTTGGGATCTGCTTCCCAACTTCATCGACGACTGGGTGACCTCGCGGGACGTAGCGCCGCTGTTCTCGCATTTCGGCTCGGGACTGGTGCTCTCGTCGGGCAACGTCAAGCCGGAAGTGCTGATTAACATCGACAGTTTTGCGATTATCGTGCTGATGCTGCCCATCGCGTGGCTGACGGGCAAATTCCATCCGATGATCGCGCTGATCGGCGGCATGGTGATTTCGCTGGTAGGATTCTTTATGAGCGGCATGTCGAACCTGGGGTTCATCGTGTCACTGGGCATCTTCATCTTTGCCATCGGCGAGATGTGCTGCAGCCCGAAGTTTTCGGAGTATATCGGCCTGACGGCGCCGGCGGACAAGAAGGCGCTGTATATGGGTTATTCGAATATCCCCTTTGCCGTGGGCTGGACGCTGGGCAACCTCGTGTCGGGCAGCCTGTACGAGAAGCTGGGCGACAAGATCCAGTTCGCGCGGGATTACATGGTGGCGAATTTCGGCATGAGCGCCAGCGCCGCCAAGGATCTGCCGCAGGACAAGGTGATGGACACGATGGCTTCGATGATGAGCGCGGGCGGGAAGACCATGTCGGTGGAAGATGCCACGCGCGTGTTGTGGGACATCCATCATCCGTGGCTGGTGTGGGTGGTGCTGGGCGGAATCGGCACCGTATCGACGCTGGCGATGCTCTGGTACTATTTCCAGACGCGGAACCGGGTGCAACCGGCCAAAGCGTAA
- a CDS encoding ankyrin repeat domain-containing protein encodes MRTIRTCAALLLCTALITVWGCNKGGEKAAAPGKSAEETRLSQEPVTTESIYAAAKAGNVDDVRRFLARGVNANSFDAEGYAPLHYASAGGFSEAARALLDKGADVNMITQDGITPLHSASMSGNAATATLLLDRGAKVLAQDNNGMTPLHTAALKGNQAVAEVLLARGADVNFMTKTQWTPMRVAQYGNHPEMVEFLKKHGATQ; translated from the coding sequence ATGAGGACGATTCGGACCTGTGCCGCGCTGCTATTGTGCACCGCGCTGATCACGGTTTGGGGATGCAACAAGGGCGGCGAGAAGGCGGCGGCGCCGGGGAAGTCTGCCGAAGAGACGCGGCTTTCCCAGGAGCCGGTGACCACGGAAAGCATTTATGCCGCGGCGAAGGCGGGAAATGTGGACGACGTGCGGCGATTCCTTGCGCGCGGGGTGAATGCGAACTCCTTCGATGCGGAAGGGTATGCACCGCTGCATTATGCGAGCGCGGGCGGTTTCTCCGAGGCGGCCAGGGCGCTGCTGGACAAGGGCGCGGACGTCAACATGATCACGCAGGACGGGATTACACCGCTGCACAGCGCGTCGATGTCCGGCAATGCGGCGACGGCGACACTGCTTTTGGATCGCGGCGCGAAGGTGCTGGCGCAGGACAATAACGGCATGACGCCGCTGCACACGGCGGCGCTGAAGGGTAATCAGGCGGTGGCGGAAGTATTGCTTGCGCGGGGCGCGGACGTGAATTTCATGACGAAAACACAATGGACGCCGATGCGTGTGGCACAATACGGGAACCATCCGGAGATGGTGGAGTTTCTGAAGAAGCACGGAGCGACGCAGTAA